The Kordia sp. SMS9 genome window below encodes:
- a CDS encoding GatB/YqeY domain-containing protein, which produces MGLQQDIMTAMKTAMKAKDQTALAALRAVKSELLLAKTSGSGEELTEADEIKILQKLVKQRKDSAAIYLEQDRKDLALPEIDQAEVISQFLPEALSEEEIEKVVVMTIDDIGASGMKDMGKVMGIVSKELAGQADGKTISTIVKAKLSN; this is translated from the coding sequence ATGGGATTACAACAAGATATAATGACGGCAATGAAAACGGCAATGAAAGCAAAAGACCAAACGGCTTTGGCGGCATTACGTGCGGTAAAATCTGAACTTTTGTTAGCAAAAACGAGTGGATCAGGTGAGGAGTTGACGGAAGCAGATGAAATTAAGATTTTGCAAAAATTGGTAAAGCAACGTAAAGATAGTGCTGCCATTTATTTAGAACAAGACAGAAAAGATTTGGCGCTTCCTGAGATCGATCAAGCAGAAGTCATCAGTCAATTTTTACCAGAAGCGTTGAGTGAAGAAGAAATAGAAAAAGTAGTTGTCATGACTATTGACGACATTGGTGCTTCAGGCATGAAAGACATGGGAAAAGTAATGGGAATCGTTTCCAAAGAATTGGCAGGACAAGCAGATGGAAAAACCATTTCTACCATTGTAAAGGCAAAATTATCGAATTAA
- a CDS encoding FlgO family outer membrane protein, which translates to MKRIMLLNFIFIICNFSNLYAQDFDIELKKLAETIAAKLNGKEKKKIAVWGFVTENGERTSLGNYITEDFSIYITNAGEQFEVIDRNHLDTLLKEHKLNSEGYIDDATAKKLGKIIAVDAVITGTYSVLDKNIKVRVKVLDTETALQFAAAISKLAINEDVASYLGVNVNGSNTKNKGFNRPLASGESVNNPETVDPKCREGKFGDLCFYNSTNKKVIVVVKCHISKNTFNPTIKNFFLQPKETKCVYGLKSIESQFFIATWTKFNKEIRGNVRYLTNDRYRKYLKDFGELKVETCKSKTYTIK; encoded by the coding sequence ATGAAACGTATTATGCTCTTAAACTTCATTTTTATTATTTGTAATTTTTCAAACTTATATGCACAAGATTTTGACATAGAACTCAAGAAATTAGCAGAAACCATTGCTGCTAAATTAAATGGAAAAGAAAAAAAGAAAATTGCTGTTTGGGGATTTGTTACCGAAAATGGGGAACGGACTTCTTTAGGGAATTATATTACCGAAGACTTTTCAATTTATATTACCAATGCAGGAGAGCAATTTGAAGTGATAGATCGCAATCACTTGGACACGCTTTTAAAAGAACACAAACTCAACTCAGAAGGATATATAGATGATGCAACAGCCAAAAAACTGGGAAAAATTATTGCGGTAGATGCTGTTATTACAGGAACTTATAGCGTTTTGGACAAAAATATAAAAGTCCGTGTAAAAGTACTAGACACCGAAACAGCTTTACAATTTGCAGCAGCCATTTCAAAATTAGCCATCAATGAAGATGTAGCATCTTATCTTGGTGTTAATGTCAATGGAAGCAATACAAAAAATAAAGGCTTTAACAGACCGTTAGCTTCGGGTGAATCGGTTAACAATCCTGAAACTGTAGATCCAAAATGTAGAGAAGGGAAATTTGGCGATCTGTGTTTTTATAATTCTACAAATAAAAAAGTGATAGTAGTTGTAAAGTGTCATATTTCAAAAAATACGTTCAATCCTACAATTAAAAACTTTTTTTTACAACCTAAGGAAACTAAGTGTGTATACGGACTCAAAAGTATAGAGTCTCAGTTTTTTATAGCTACTTGGACTAAATTTAATAAGGAAATCAGAGGAAATGTACGTTATCTTACCAATGATAGATATAGAAAATACCTAAAAGATTTCGGCGAACTCAAAGTAGAAACTTGTAAATCGAAGACTTACACGATAAAATAA
- a CDS encoding LuxR C-terminal-related transcriptional regulator: protein MKSKINVLIVDDSIMFAEGLQMLLTQHKRIENITLKHTYELTMQYLQSNAVDIVLLDLNFDTVKYDGFVIAKKIKKLYPKIKIMVLTQYAQIDHYETLFDECNVDAYLDKQLSIEETFIAIDKVLKHEKYIDANISKMLTIGRWMDISPREKDVIQLLAEGLTQKEIGVKLFIAARTVENHIRNLCKRHEVKNSVELITKYIRYKSATRENIDDTTAPFKK, encoded by the coding sequence ATGAAATCAAAAATAAATGTATTAATAGTAGACGATTCTATCATGTTTGCTGAGGGTTTACAAATGCTTCTAACACAACACAAGCGCATAGAAAACATCACTTTAAAACATACATACGAGTTAACCATGCAGTATTTACAATCGAATGCTGTTGACATCGTTTTGTTAGATTTAAACTTTGACACCGTAAAATATGATGGCTTTGTAATCGCCAAAAAAATAAAAAAATTATATCCAAAAATAAAAATCATGGTACTTACACAATATGCACAAATTGATCATTATGAAACACTATTTGATGAATGTAATGTGGATGCGTATTTGGATAAACAATTGAGTATAGAGGAAACATTTATTGCTATTGATAAAGTGTTAAAACATGAAAAATATATTGATGCTAATATTTCCAAAATGCTAACTATTGGACGATGGATGGACATTTCTCCTAGAGAAAAAGATGTTATTCAATTATTGGCGGAAGGACTCACACAAAAAGAAATTGGAGTAAAATTATTTATAGCTGCGCGAACAGTTGAAAATCATATCAGGAATTTATGTAAGCGACATGAAGTGAAAAATTCAGTAGAGCTTATTACCAAATATATTCGTTATAAAAGTGCCACTCGTGAGAATATAGATGATACTACGGCACCTTTTAAGAAATAA
- a CDS encoding tetratricopeptide repeat-containing sensor histidine kinase, whose amino-acid sequence MKYLFVKCFCCLCMLFSVFVHAENSEFDVLVSKGDSLKKVKQYQKALDYYKKALSITEKSNNNGTSALIHNKIGAIYYFLKKYETAKIAYKKTLQLHPISYASANAYSALGLVHRKLKNGDSILPNIEKGLQLYERFPYEKETFNSFLNAGIIYKNKQHYDKATQNLLKAASGFEVLKDYKKLAATKNAIAEIQRELGNIEKARDYYTEALQLRKQLKDTASIAKSFNNLGNFHKEINDFDSAINYYKKALKLKKRTSKSYGITLHNIGISYYKKGNVTLAKKTYLEALENKKRFKDSLSIGYTHNELLAIALDENRLPIAKKYIAATQSIFNTGNDKVFQLRNLKLQTLYHVKLQQYKKAYEKQLIYQDIYTNLYDEEQAERIFNAQEKYETEQKQNDILKLSLKTVKQENTILNQTKKIKEKNLYILIFLILFLAFIGTYFFLRLRQKAQKKEVALQNLKAIFDGQEVIRKQIGKDIHDIIASGFDGLRLKVLSLGMYDVKTKKIANHISEEIIELNQQVRLISHRLSPLDDKIKKYKLTEIIRARLSEFQLFGNIHVTLKTPFSQELNQISLDDQTNFYGIFLELLNNISKHSQATEVCIENKIINPKTYLLQVQDNGIGIQEKSVEGIGILNMKQRIKLLQGTISFQSTEKGLTTEIQFPLNYTQNML is encoded by the coding sequence GTGAAATATTTATTTGTAAAATGCTTTTGTTGCTTGTGTATGCTATTTTCAGTTTTTGTTCATGCTGAGAATAGTGAGTTTGATGTATTAGTTTCTAAAGGAGATAGTTTAAAAAAAGTAAAACAATATCAAAAGGCACTGGATTATTATAAAAAAGCACTCTCAATTACAGAAAAGAGTAACAATAATGGAACTTCCGCGTTAATTCACAATAAGATAGGTGCTATTTATTATTTTTTAAAAAAGTATGAAACTGCAAAAATAGCATATAAAAAAACACTTCAACTTCATCCAATAAGTTATGCTTCAGCTAATGCTTATAGTGCGTTGGGGTTAGTTCATAGAAAGTTAAAAAATGGAGATAGTATTCTTCCCAATATTGAAAAGGGATTACAATTGTATGAGCGATTTCCGTATGAGAAAGAAACATTCAACTCATTTTTGAATGCTGGAATTATCTATAAAAACAAACAACACTACGACAAGGCAACCCAAAATTTACTCAAAGCTGCATCGGGATTTGAGGTTTTGAAAGATTATAAAAAGTTAGCTGCTACTAAAAATGCCATTGCTGAAATACAACGGGAATTAGGTAATATTGAAAAAGCTAGGGATTACTATACCGAAGCACTACAACTAAGAAAGCAACTAAAAGATACCGCTAGTATTGCCAAAAGTTTTAATAATCTCGGCAATTTTCACAAAGAAATCAATGATTTTGATAGTGCAATTAATTACTACAAAAAGGCGCTAAAACTTAAAAAAAGAACTTCAAAATCATATGGTATTACACTTCATAATATTGGAATTAGTTATTATAAAAAAGGAAATGTTACGCTAGCAAAAAAAACGTATTTGGAAGCTTTAGAAAATAAAAAACGCTTTAAAGATTCGCTTTCTATTGGATATACACATAATGAATTATTAGCGATTGCTCTGGATGAAAATAGATTACCTATCGCGAAAAAATATATTGCCGCAACACAATCTATATTTAATACTGGTAATGATAAAGTATTTCAATTGCGGAATTTAAAATTACAAACGCTGTATCATGTAAAGCTACAACAATATAAAAAAGCTTACGAAAAGCAGTTAATATATCAAGATATCTACACCAATTTATATGATGAGGAGCAAGCAGAACGCATCTTCAATGCACAAGAAAAATATGAAACCGAGCAAAAACAAAATGATATTTTAAAACTTTCTTTAAAAACAGTAAAACAAGAGAATACAATTCTAAATCAAACAAAAAAAATAAAAGAGAAAAATCTGTACATATTGATTTTTTTAATTCTATTTCTCGCATTTATTGGAACGTACTTCTTTTTAAGATTACGTCAAAAAGCACAAAAAAAGGAAGTAGCCTTACAAAATTTGAAAGCAATTTTTGATGGACAAGAAGTGATAAGAAAGCAGATAGGAAAAGACATTCATGACATCATCGCTTCAGGATTTGACGGACTTCGTCTCAAAGTACTTTCATTGGGAATGTATGATGTTAAAACAAAAAAAATAGCAAATCATATATCCGAAGAAATTATAGAGTTAAATCAACAAGTACGACTCATCTCTCATAGATTATCTCCTTTAGATGATAAAATAAAAAAATATAAACTCACGGAGATTATTAGAGCACGTTTATCAGAATTTCAATTGTTTGGTAATATCCATGTGACTTTGAAGACACCTTTCTCACAGGAACTAAATCAGATTTCTTTAGACGATCAAACCAATTTTTATGGAATCTTTTTGGAGTTACTGAATAATATTTCAAAACATTCTCAGGCTACAGAGGTCTGTATTGAAAATAAAATAATCAATCCCAAAACTTATCTCTTACAAGTACAAGACAACGGAATTGGAATACAAGAAAAAAGCGTTGAAGGTATTGGTATTTTAAATATGAAACAGCGTATAAAATTATTGCAAGGAACGATTTCTTTTCAATCTACAGAGAAAGGATTGACTACTGAAATACAATTTCCATTAAACTACACACAAAATATGCTATGA
- a CDS encoding ClpX C4-type zinc finger protein: MNLSNAIKRLFTKRKDADINSAFNLEKEIKLTDQDGESFVFRGEQKNDEPNGFGEAIFESGDVYLGYFKNRKREGIGMYKWESGDYYVGEWSNNKRQGFGINYVKDFETVIFGEFDGVQLMRESGSITKRLHHDHCVICGKNKKLVKALIAGGIQNRAICDGCTVTALQALKKEMKYSKAELLTLIDDTN, from the coding sequence ATGAATCTAAGCAACGCTATTAAAAGACTTTTTACCAAACGAAAAGATGCTGATATCAATTCAGCGTTTAACTTAGAAAAAGAAATCAAATTAACGGATCAAGACGGGGAATCTTTTGTGTTTAGAGGTGAACAGAAAAATGATGAACCTAATGGATTTGGAGAAGCGATATTTGAAAGTGGAGACGTGTACTTGGGCTATTTTAAAAATAGAAAGAGAGAAGGAATTGGCATGTATAAATGGGAATCGGGCGACTATTATGTTGGCGAATGGTCTAATAACAAAAGGCAAGGTTTTGGAATTAATTATGTAAAAGATTTTGAAACAGTCATTTTTGGTGAATTTGATGGAGTTCAACTGATGCGAGAAAGCGGCTCTATAACAAAACGTTTGCATCACGACCATTGTGTTATTTGTGGTAAAAATAAAAAACTTGTCAAAGCACTTATTGCTGGAGGTATTCAAAACAGAGCCATTTGCGATGGTTGTACAGTTACGGCTTTGCAAGCTTTGAAAAAGGAAATGAAATATTCAAAAGCCGAATTGTTAACTTTAATAGATGACACGAACTGA